The following are from one region of the Salvia hispanica cultivar TCC Black 2014 chromosome 1, UniMelb_Shisp_WGS_1.0, whole genome shotgun sequence genome:
- the LOC125199708 gene encoding putative disease resistance protein RGA1, which produces MAEAFLQLVLDNLSSLIKKEIGLILGVDNVMKKLCSTLTTIQAVLEDAEDKQIESKPIRNWLQKLTALAYEIDDILDECNTHVSKLNHSDSKLSLYSLKKIMYRHNIARRMKQVNEKVEAVALECARFHLREMPVDRRREVALASRETASLLNESYKIHGREEDKDKIVKMLVNDVTDKRDMSVLPIIGVGGLGKTTLARLVFNDPQVEEHFDIRIWVCVSDNFEVKTLVKAMIESATGSGKASDLQHLDATERRLWELLNKKRYLIVMDDVWNNHQHKWFELRDILSCGSTGSSVVVTTHQKKVADIMTTLQIHCLEGLSDEHCWALLQQRAFGPGEEVPLQLEIIGKQTVKKCAGVPLAATTLGGILRFKRSKEEWIHVRDSEI; this is translated from the coding sequence ATGGCAGAAGCATTTCTTCAACTCGTTCTTGATAATCTGAGCTCCCTTATTAAGAAGGAGATCGGATTGATCTTGGGTGTCGACAATGTGATGAAGAAGCTTTGTAGCACTCTCACCACCATCCAAGCTGTGTTGGAGGATGCCGAAGACAAGCAAATCGAGAGCAAGCCGATTCGAAACTGGCTGCAGAAGCTCACCGCTCTTGCTTATGAGATTGATGACATTTTGGATGAGTGCAACACTCATGTCTCCAAACTCAACCACTCTGATTCCAAACTCAGCCTCTACAGCCTCAAGAAAATTATGTATCGCCACAATATTGCAAGGAGGATGAAGCAAGTCAACGAGAAAGTGGAGGCTGTTGCGTTGGAGTGCGCCAGGTTTCATCTACGCGAGATGCCTGTAGATAGGCGGAGGGAAGTTGCTCTAGCCTCACGCGAGACCGCTTCCCTGTTAAACGAGTCTTATAAGATTCATGGCAGGGAAGAAGATAAAGACAAGATTGTGAAGATGTTGGTGAACGATGTGACGGACAAACGGGACATGTCCGTGCTGCCAATCATTGGTGTTGGTGGCCTTGGGAAGACCACTCTTGCTCGACTAGTCTTCAACGATCCACAGGTGGAAGAGCACTTTGACATAAGGATTTGGGTTTGTGTATCTGATAATTTTGAAGTGAAAACTTTGGTGAAGGCCATGATTGAATCTGCCACGGGGAGTGGAAAAGCTTCGGATCTGCAGCACTTGGATGCTACAGAGCGCCGCCTTTGGGAGTTGTTGAACAAAAAAAGATACTTGATTGTAATGGATGATGTTTGGAACAACCACCAGCATAAATGGTTTGAGTTGAGAGACATTCTTTCGTGTGGCTCAACCGGCTCATCCGTTGTCGTCACCACACACCAGAAGAAGGTTGCTGATATAATGACAACACTTCAAATCCATTGCCTGGAGGGGTTGTCAGATGAACATTGTTGGGCCCTGCTACAACAGCGCGCCTTCGGACCAGGAGAAGAGGTGCCTCTGCAATTGGAAATAATTGGGAAACAGACCGTGAAGAAATGTGCTGGAGTGCCCCTAGCTGCTACAACGCTTGGAGGAATCCTACGGTTTAAAAGGAGCAAAGAGGAATGGATACATGTGAGAGACAGTGAGATATGA
- the LOC125214727 gene encoding peamaclein-like has translation MKNIAALLLLTLFLTSYIVDAAIADSSDCDEKCGVRCAQASLKDRCLKYCGICCAECKCVPSGTYGNKDECPCYRDKTNSKGKPKCP, from the exons ATGAAGAACATTGCAGCATTGCTCCTACTCACCCTCTTTCTCACATCCTACATTGTTGACGCCGCAATTGCAGATTCAA gCGACTGCGATGAAAAGTGTGGGGTGCGGTGCGCGCAGGCAAGTCTCAAAGACCGGTGCTTGAAGTACTGTGGAATCTGCTGCGCGGAGTGCAAGTGCGTGCCCTCTGGAACCTACGGGAATAAGGACGAGTGCCCTTGCTATAGAGACAAGACCAACTCCAAGGGCAAACCTAAATGCCCTtga
- the LOC125214747 gene encoding peamaclein-like yields MNNIAALLLLTLFLTSSIVDAAIADSSNCDEKCGVRCAQAFLKDRCLNYCGICCTECKCVPSGTYGNQDECPCYRDKTNSKGKLKCP; encoded by the exons ATGAACAACATTGCAGCATTGCTCCTACTCACCCTCTTTCTCACATCCTCCATTGTTGACGCCGCAATTGCAGATTCAA GCAACTGCGATGAGAAGTGTGGGGTGCGGTGCGCACAGGCATTCCTCAAAGACCGGTGCTTGAATTACTGTGGAATCTGCTGCACGGAGTGCAAATGCGTGCCCTCTGGAACCTACGGGAACCAGGACGAGTGCCCTTGCTATAGAGACAAGACCAACTCCAAGGGCAAACTTAAATGCCCTTga
- the LOC125214737 gene encoding peamaclein-like codes for MKNIAALLLLTLFLTSSIVDAAVADSSDCDEKCGVRCAKAGVKDRCLKYCGICCAECKCVPSGTYGNKHECPCYRDKTNSKGKPKCP; via the exons ATGAAGAACATTGCAGCATTGCTTCTACTCACCCTCTTTCTCACCTCCTCCATTGTCGACGCCGCAGTTGCAGATTCAA GCGACTGCGACGAGAAGTGTGGGGTGCGATGTGCAAAGGCAGGCGTCAAAGACCGGTGCTTGAAGTACTGCGGAATCTGCTGCGCGGAGTGCAAATGCGTGCCCTCTGGAACTTACGGGAACAAGCACGAGTGCCCTTGCTATAGAGACAAGACCAACTCCAAGGGCAAACCTAAATGCCCTtga
- the LOC125223750 gene encoding protein NRT1/ PTR FAMILY 5.5-like, whose product MGLIENLIAVNFNRVSAQAQARLFIMLGQLKPGRTGLFEVYQELCYWVQGLVLITVATTPVFGQTVSSGRCEDKEGCVGYTEKILFITGMALIGLGRAARVATAEPFIDDQTDQHPPNNIDHTTNHNEDLSNNIDHTTNHGEDLSNNIDHTTNHGEDPTTNNGHEDPPNNIDHTTNHGEVDKTDNRPQLNWWRITFVLLFFCTPGVVIFAFPYIKKWYVLFGLSASCTVLATLFFLIGACMYKKPKLQAQRSPVTDFARVFVAAAFKITQPFPKDDDTRIHRIVGEEIQSLSPTRILGFLHKAAIVMPGEIPRSGSWKLCSVSEVESAKALLRLVPIMSCFIVCGVVHSTANTYFLEQASHMKFNIGKWKPPLQLLLLISAMFKFEMVLSVKERPSVTNGYIFSGYSIFCCAVAAGIENRRIKVLTKHNLLDLPDDGKVPMSAWWLVFQFALAGMMEPFSEYGFSAALEDLAPKSMKRYHDCLVEGVTGFGFLCTALSVYVVGKVSEAGGGKNWFQFTLNRSRLDRYYWVLTALCGLNAIAYLIVVRCIYGSSGFDTIVSTVMPRGSSDHDHDGGIWKIKKGTVDLVLRHYKLSPHIDLDPENNALVII is encoded by the exons ATGGGTTTGATAGAAAATCTGATTGCAGTCAATTTTAACAGAGTTTCAGCCCAAGCCCAAGCCCGACTCTTCATTATGTTGGGTCAACTTAAACCAGGCCGAACCGGCCTATTTGAAGTATATCAAGAGTTGTGTTATTGGGTGCAGGGTTTGGTCCTAATCACAGTAGCCACTACGCCAGTGTTTGGGCAAACAGTATCAAGTGGCAGATGCGAAGATAAGGAAGGATGTGTCGGATACACAGAAAAGATCCTATTCATAACGGGTATGGCGTTGATAGGTCTTGGGAGGGCTGCTCGTGTTGCCACCGCTGAACCATTCATTGACGATCAGACCGACCAACATCCTCCTAACAATATCGATCACACCACTAACCATAATGAAGATCTGTCTAACAATATCGATCACACAACTAACCATGGTGAAGATCTGTCTAACAATATCGATCACACAACTAATCATGGTGAAGATCCCACCACTAACAATGGTCATGAAGATCCTCCTAACAATATCGATCACACCACTAACCATGGTGAAGTAGATAAAACAGACAACCGACCACAACTAAATTGGTGGCGAATAACATTTGTACTTCTGTTTTTTTGTACGCCAGGAGTTGTGATTTTTGCATTTCCATACATAAAAAAGTGGTATGTTCTCTTTGGTCTTTCTGCAAGTTGCACGGTTTTAGCAACCTTATTTTTCTTGATCGGTGCCTGTATGTACAAGAAACCCAAACTACAAGCACAGAGAAGCCCTGTAACCGATTTTGCCAGAGTGTTTGTCGCCGCTGCTTTCAAGATCACCCAACCCTTCCCCAAAGATGATGATACCCGGATTCACCGCATAGTTGGGGAAGAAATTCAATCACTATCCCCTACTCGTATTCTCGG ATTTCTGCATAAGGCGGCCATAGTAATGCCCGGTGAAATACCTAGAAGCGGATCTTGGAAGCTTTGCTCTGTATCAGAAGTTGAATCCGCCAAAGCTCTACTCCGTCTCGTTCCAATCATGAGTTGCTTCATCGTGTGCGGCGTCGTACACTCAACCGCAAACACTTACTTCTTAGAACAAGCGAGCCATATGAAGTTCAATATTGGAAAGTGGAAGCCTCCTCTTCAGCTGTTGCTGCTAATTAGTGCCATGTTCAAGTTTGAGATGGTTTTATCAGTAAAAGAGAGACCGTCTGTGACAAATGGTTATATTTTTAGCggttattctattttttgcTGTGCGGTTGCTGCCGGCATAGAGAACCGTAGGATTAAAGTTCTTACAAAGCATAACCTACTGGACCTCCCCGATGATGGCAAGGTCCCCATGAGCGCCTGGTGGCTAGTTTTCCAGTTCGCATTAGCCGGCATGATGGAACCATTTTCTGAATACGGCTTTTCTGCCGCCTTGGAGGATTTGGCTCCTAAGTCGATGAAGAGGTACCATGATTGTTTAGTGGAGGGAGTTACTGGTTTTGGATTCCTGTGCACTGCGCTTTCGGTTTACGTTGTTGGAAAAGTAAGCGAGGCAGGGGGTGGCAAGAACTGGTTTCAGTTCACGTTAAACCGGAGTCGTCTGGATCGCTATTATTGGGTCTTGACAGCTTTGTGTGGTCTCAATGCAATAGCATACCTCATCGTCGTACGCTGCATTTATGGGAGCAGTGGTTTTGATACTATTGTATCAACAGTAATGCCAAGAGGCTCTAGTGATCATGATCATGATGGTGGAATATGGAAGATAAAGAAAGGCACGGTAGATCTTGTATTGCGTCACTACAAATTATCACCACATATTGATTTGGATCCTGAAAATAATGCACTTGTCATTATttga
- the LOC125219456 gene encoding protein NRT1/ PTR FAMILY 5.5-like isoform X1, which yields MGGILRVAGVVWAETVMAGVFFIMQTYFTSVWKLSFTNAATILNIWGGLYRILPFFFLFIAETLLGNFAILALSTISSSVGMVLITVATTPVFGQTVSGEKCQDKEGCVGYTEKILFITGMALIGLGRAARVATAEPFIADQIQTTNNVPNQPNNNSKQTTIHEEDQANNNSEQTTIHEEDQANNNSEHTTNHEPDQPNNNSKQTTIHEEDQPNNNSEQMTNHGEEQPDNRKQLSWWRETCVLMFLCTPVVVICAFPYIKKWYILFGVSASCTIFTTIFFFMGAQAYKKSPPKAERSPVTNFARVFVAAAFKITQPRPKENDPRLHCVAGEEIKKLSQTCILGFLHKAAIEVPGDRVGSWKLCSVSEVESAKDLIRLLPILSCFIMCGIVHSTANTYFVEQASHMKFNIGKWKPPLQLLLLVSGFGKFMTVGITKTNKDMLGKYGVGKNGQLFVMYSVLCCAVAAAVERRRIHVLRRHDLLDLPDDGKVPMSAGWLVFQILFSGHVEPFSEYGFSAFFEFWAPSSMKRYHDCFVEGVTGFGFLCSSFLVYAVGKVSEVRGGKSWFQYTLNRSRLDRYYWVLTVLCSLSVIAYLCLDYIYTLSDAMRSSSEDKQQTDEFIHCSTSEPERLAYLSPIIKGSAVELVLRHYKLSPPVDQYLGNVNLCAKGIFFDVV from the exons ATGGGGGGTATTCTCAGAGTTGCGG GTGTGGTGTGGGCGGAGACCGTGATGGCAGGCGTCTTCTTCATTATGCAAACTTACTTCACAAGTGTTTGGAAACTGAGTTTCACAAATGCAGCCACGATTCTGAATATATGGGGTGGACTCTACCGGATTCTgccatttttctttctcttcattGCTGAAACTCTTCTTGGAAATTTTGCCATTCTTGCTCTTTCCACAATATCCAGCTCTGTG GGTATGGTCCTGATCACAGTTGCAACAACGCCAGTGTTTGGGCAAACAGTTTCAGGTGAGAAGTGCCAAGATAAGGAGGGATGTGTTGGGTACACGGAAAAGATCCTCTTCATAACGGGTATGGCGTTGATAGGTCTCGGGAGGGCTGCTCGCGTTGCCACCGCTGAACCATTCATTGCTGATCAGATTCAGACGACTAACAATGTACCAAACCAGCCCAATAATAACAGCAAACAGACGACTATCCATGAAGAAGATCAGGCCAACAATAATAGTGAACAGACGACTATCCATGAAGAAGATCAGGCCAACAATAATAGCGAACACACGACTAACCATGAACCAGATCAGCCCAACAATAATAGCAAACAGACGACTATCCATGAAGAAGATCAGCCGAACAATAATAGCGAACAGATGACTAACCATGGAGAAGAGCAGCCGGACAACCGGAAACAACTAAGTTGGTGGCGAGAAACATGTGTACTTATGTTCTTATGCACGCCAGTAGTTGTAATATGTGCGTTTCCATACATAAAAAAGTGGTATATTCTCTTTGGAGTTTCTGCAAGTTGCACAATTTTCACAACCATATTTTTCTTCATGGGTGCCCAAGCATACAAGAAATCCCCACCAAAAGCAGAGAGAAGCCCGGTAACCAATTTTGCCAGAGTGTTTGTAGCTGCTGCTTTCAAGATTACCCAACCCCGCCCAAAAGAGAATGATCCCCGGCTTCACTGCGTAGCTGGAGAGGAAATTAAGAAACTATCCCAAACTTGTATTCTCGG GTTTCTGCATAAGGCAGCCATAGAAGTGCCTGGTGATAGAGTTGGATCATGGAAACTTTGCTCGGTATCAGAAGTTGAATCCGCCAAAGATCTAATCCGTCTGCTTCCAATCCTGAGCTGCTTCATCATGTGCGGCATTGTACACTCAACGGCAAACACTTACTTCGTAGAACAAGCGAGCCATATGAAGTTCAATATAGGAAAGTGGAAGCCTCCTCTTCAGCTGTTGCTGTTAGTTAGCGGCTTTGGCAAGTTTATGACAGTTGGAATAACAAAAACGAACAAGGATATGCTTGGGAAATATGGAGTCGGGAAAAATGGTCAGTTATTTGTCATGTATTCTGTGTTATGCTGCGCAGTGGCTGCCGCTGTAGAGAGACGCAGGATTCACGTGCTTAGAAGGCATGATCTACTCGACCTCCCCGATGACGGCAAGGTTCCCATGAGCGCCGGGTGGCTCGTTTTCCAGATCCTATTCTCCGGGCATGTGGAACCATTTTCTGAATACGGCTTCTCTGCCTTCTTCGAGTTTTGGGCTCCTAGCTCGATGAAGAGGTACCATGATTGTTTTGTGGAGGGGGTTACTGGTTTCGGATTCTTGTGCTcatcatttttagtttatgcCGTTGGAAAAGTAAGTGAGGTGCGAGGCGGCAAGAGCTGGTTTCAGTATACGCTGAACCGAAGTCGTCTTGATCGCTATTATTGGGTCTTGACGGTTTTGTGTAGTCTGAGTGTAATAGCATACTTATGCTTGGATTATATTTACACCTTATCGGATGCCATGAGGAGCAGCTCAGAGGATAAGCAACAGACAGATGAATTTATTCATTGCTCTACTTCTGAACCTGAACGTTTAGCTTACTTAAGTCCCATAATCAAAGGCAGCGCAGTAGAGCTTGTATTGCGTCACTACAAATTATCTCCACCTGTCGATCAGTATTTGGGAAATGTTAACCTATGCGCTAAAGGTATATTTTTCGATGTAGTCTGA
- the LOC125219456 gene encoding protein NRT1/ PTR FAMILY 5.5-like isoform X2 — protein sequence MVLITVATTPVFGQTVSGEKCQDKEGCVGYTEKILFITGMALIGLGRAARVATAEPFIADQIQTTNNVPNQPNNNSKQTTIHEEDQANNNSEQTTIHEEDQANNNSEHTTNHEPDQPNNNSKQTTIHEEDQPNNNSEQMTNHGEEQPDNRKQLSWWRETCVLMFLCTPVVVICAFPYIKKWYILFGVSASCTIFTTIFFFMGAQAYKKSPPKAERSPVTNFARVFVAAAFKITQPRPKENDPRLHCVAGEEIKKLSQTCILGFLHKAAIEVPGDRVGSWKLCSVSEVESAKDLIRLLPILSCFIMCGIVHSTANTYFVEQASHMKFNIGKWKPPLQLLLLVSGFGKFMTVGITKTNKDMLGKYGVGKNGQLFVMYSVLCCAVAAAVERRRIHVLRRHDLLDLPDDGKVPMSAGWLVFQILFSGHVEPFSEYGFSAFFEFWAPSSMKRYHDCFVEGVTGFGFLCSSFLVYAVGKVSEVRGGKSWFQYTLNRSRLDRYYWVLTVLCSLSVIAYLCLDYIYTLSDAMRSSSEDKQQTDEFIHCSTSEPERLAYLSPIIKGSAVELVLRHYKLSPPVDQYLGNVNLCAKGIFFDVV from the exons ATGGTCCTGATCACAGTTGCAACAACGCCAGTGTTTGGGCAAACAGTTTCAGGTGAGAAGTGCCAAGATAAGGAGGGATGTGTTGGGTACACGGAAAAGATCCTCTTCATAACGGGTATGGCGTTGATAGGTCTCGGGAGGGCTGCTCGCGTTGCCACCGCTGAACCATTCATTGCTGATCAGATTCAGACGACTAACAATGTACCAAACCAGCCCAATAATAACAGCAAACAGACGACTATCCATGAAGAAGATCAGGCCAACAATAATAGTGAACAGACGACTATCCATGAAGAAGATCAGGCCAACAATAATAGCGAACACACGACTAACCATGAACCAGATCAGCCCAACAATAATAGCAAACAGACGACTATCCATGAAGAAGATCAGCCGAACAATAATAGCGAACAGATGACTAACCATGGAGAAGAGCAGCCGGACAACCGGAAACAACTAAGTTGGTGGCGAGAAACATGTGTACTTATGTTCTTATGCACGCCAGTAGTTGTAATATGTGCGTTTCCATACATAAAAAAGTGGTATATTCTCTTTGGAGTTTCTGCAAGTTGCACAATTTTCACAACCATATTTTTCTTCATGGGTGCCCAAGCATACAAGAAATCCCCACCAAAAGCAGAGAGAAGCCCGGTAACCAATTTTGCCAGAGTGTTTGTAGCTGCTGCTTTCAAGATTACCCAACCCCGCCCAAAAGAGAATGATCCCCGGCTTCACTGCGTAGCTGGAGAGGAAATTAAGAAACTATCCCAAACTTGTATTCTCGG GTTTCTGCATAAGGCAGCCATAGAAGTGCCTGGTGATAGAGTTGGATCATGGAAACTTTGCTCGGTATCAGAAGTTGAATCCGCCAAAGATCTAATCCGTCTGCTTCCAATCCTGAGCTGCTTCATCATGTGCGGCATTGTACACTCAACGGCAAACACTTACTTCGTAGAACAAGCGAGCCATATGAAGTTCAATATAGGAAAGTGGAAGCCTCCTCTTCAGCTGTTGCTGTTAGTTAGCGGCTTTGGCAAGTTTATGACAGTTGGAATAACAAAAACGAACAAGGATATGCTTGGGAAATATGGAGTCGGGAAAAATGGTCAGTTATTTGTCATGTATTCTGTGTTATGCTGCGCAGTGGCTGCCGCTGTAGAGAGACGCAGGATTCACGTGCTTAGAAGGCATGATCTACTCGACCTCCCCGATGACGGCAAGGTTCCCATGAGCGCCGGGTGGCTCGTTTTCCAGATCCTATTCTCCGGGCATGTGGAACCATTTTCTGAATACGGCTTCTCTGCCTTCTTCGAGTTTTGGGCTCCTAGCTCGATGAAGAGGTACCATGATTGTTTTGTGGAGGGGGTTACTGGTTTCGGATTCTTGTGCTcatcatttttagtttatgcCGTTGGAAAAGTAAGTGAGGTGCGAGGCGGCAAGAGCTGGTTTCAGTATACGCTGAACCGAAGTCGTCTTGATCGCTATTATTGGGTCTTGACGGTTTTGTGTAGTCTGAGTGTAATAGCATACTTATGCTTGGATTATATTTACACCTTATCGGATGCCATGAGGAGCAGCTCAGAGGATAAGCAACAGACAGATGAATTTATTCATTGCTCTACTTCTGAACCTGAACGTTTAGCTTACTTAAGTCCCATAATCAAAGGCAGCGCAGTAGAGCTTGTATTGCGTCACTACAAATTATCTCCACCTGTCGATCAGTATTTGGGAAATGTTAACCTATGCGCTAAAGGTATATTTTTCGATGTAGTCTGA
- the LOC125199726 gene encoding uncharacterized protein LOC125199726, with protein sequence MVPVQNMYAYREVEDPPIGNDEIDANHFELKPGLLNMAEANAFAGKANEDPNKHLTKFIQISNTVKLNGVRDEQIRLRLFPFSLRDDARDWYDSMGSGSVKTWDAMVDLFLEKYFPPSEVLKRQAEIIQFQMKPHETIREAWARFKTLLKRCPKHGLSPGHQVITFYRGCTPDAMRELNWSAGGALLQLGENDVMQVIERVASTDEGWNNERNKSYRVSSATEDDRIDRMSKQLDLLTTQLGIMEMRQSGPEIQGGVEGVNYVHQGGNNMNFNNYRPNQGGGNYNHYGNKVHPNLSYGNPNNALQPPPGFTVANGMVDEQKKPTTEDILAAFMNQTTKYMEKTDKYMESTSQRLGKVENDVQSLNVHMKSIDTQISKISQAIGVQHQPGQFPAQTINNPKDCKAIHLRCGKSYEGPSMPIEEKKSTPEEDVRAEENSKGKNKVDIQTKKDAMPEKLPPPSIPTTVRVPFPFAVKEKKLDEQFSKFLDIFRKVHINIPLVEALQEMPTYAKFLKDVLSKKKKWIDYETVNISENCSAIIQKKLPAKLKDLGSFNISCVIGNDRQTKALCDLGASINLMPLSFFRKMKIGTLKPTTITLQMADRSVTYPKGIVEDVLVKVHDFIFPVDFVVLDMEEDMNVPLILGRPFLATGKALIDIAKGELTLRMGNKRHILSIYNAMKSREDEELVMKMECKAVHVVEVQKTQAIESTLGDFSLPRWMFGSCGGSISKEETASNPKVKEKKTKAANSPKVETKICDGALKTTWWKKRLARSYASKIDRKSNTTIYGVT encoded by the coding sequence ATGGTGCCAGTGCAAAATATGTACGCTTACAGAGAGGTAGAGGACCCACCAATTGGCAACGATGAGATCGATGCCAATCATTTTGAGCTCAAGCCAGGATTGCTAAATATGGCTGAGGCTAATGCTTTTGCGGGGAAGGCCAATGAAGATCCCAACAAGCATCTCACTAAGTTTATTCAGATCAGTAACACGGTGAAGCTTAATGGGGTGAGAGATGAACAAATCAGACTAAGGCTATTCCCATTTTCCTTGAGAGATGATGCTAGAGACTGGTACGACAGCATGGGGTCAGGATCTGTTAAAACGTGGGATGCCATGGTAGACTTATTTTTGGAGAAGTATTTCCCACCCAGTGAAGTTCTAAAGAGGCAAGCAGAGATAATTCAGTTCCAGATGAAGCCTCATGAGACAATCCGAGAAGCATGGGCTAGATTCAAGACACTGCTGAAAAGATGCCCCAAACATGGTCTAAGTCCGGGACACCAAGTCATAACTTTTTATAGGGGGTGTACTCCAGATGCAATGCGTGAACTGAATTGGAGCGCAGGAGGAGCACTCCTTCAATTAGGAGAGAATGATGTCATGCAAGTGATTGAGAGAGTAGCTTCCACTGATGAAGGATGGAATAATGAAAGAAACAAGTCATACAGGGTGTCCTCTGCTACAgaagatgatagaatagatagAATGTCAAAGCAGCTTGATCTCTTGACCACACAATTGGGAATTATGGAGATGAGACAGTCAGGGCCAGAGATCCAAGGAGGAGTTGAAGGTGTCAACTATGTGCACCAAGGAGGGAATAACATGAACTTCAACAACTATCGCCCCAACCAAGGGGGTGGTAACTATAACCACTATGGTAACAAGGTGCATCCCAATCTCTCCTATGGGAATCCAAACAATGCTCTGCAACCACCACCGGGATTCACAGTAGCTAATGGAATGGTCGATGAGCAGAAGAAGCCTACTACAGAAGATATCTTGGCAGCATTCATGAATCAGACTACCAAGTACATGGAGAAAACTGACAAGTACATGGAGAGCACTAGTCAAAGGTTGGGGAAGGTTGAAAACGACGTGCAAAGCTTGAATGTGCATATGAAGAGCATTGATACTCAGATTAGTAAAATTTCTCAAGCTATAGGTGTCCAACATCAGCCAGGGCAATTTCCAGCACAGACCATAAATAATCCCAAAGACTGCAAGGCCATACACTTGAGATGTGGTAAAAGCTATGAAGGACCTTCCATGCCTATAGAGGAAAAGAAGAGTACTCCAGAGGAAGATGTTAGAGCAGAAGAGAATTCCAAGGGAAAGAATAAGGTGGACATTCAGACCAAGAAAGACGCAATGCCAGAAAAGCTGCCCCCTCCCTCCATTCCTACGACAGTTAGAGTGCCCTTCCCATTTGCGGTGAAGGAGAAGAAGTTGGATGAGCAATTCTCCAAATTTCTCGATATTTTTAGGAAGGTGCACATTAATATACCATTGGTGGAAGCTCTGCAAGAGATGCCTACGTATGCAAAGTTCCTAAAAGATGTGCtctccaagaagaagaagtggaTTGATTATGAGACGGTGAACATATCTGAAAACTGTAGTGCGATAATTCAAAAGAAGCTACCTGCCAAGCTTAAAGATCTTGGGAGTTTCAATATCTCATGCGTCATTGGAAATGACAGACAGACAAAGGCACTGTGTGATCTGGGGGCGAGCATAAATTTGATgccattatcatttttcagaAAGATGAAGATCGGCACTCTCAAGCCGACTACAATCACACTCCAGATGGCAGATAGATCAGTCACCTATCCTAAAGGAATTGTTGAGGATGTTCTGGTGAAGGTACACGACTTCATATTTCCCGTCGATTTTGTAGTATTGGATATGGAGGAAGACATGAATGTGCCGCTTATCCTAGGGCGTCCATTCCTAGCAACGGGAAAAGCATTGATAGATATAGCAAAGGGAGAGCTCACTCTTCGTATGGGCAACAAACGACACATTTTGTCTATCTATAATGCTATGAAGAGTCGTGAAGATGAGGAACTTGTTATGAAGATGGAGTGCAAAGCTGTGCATGTTGTAGAGGTCCAAAAGACACAAGCAATTGAGTCCACATTGGGGGATTTTTCATTGCCGCGATGGATGTTTGGTTCATGTGGTGGATCAATTTCTAAAGAAGAGACTGCATCAAATCCTAAagtgaaggagaagaaaacaaaagctGCAAATTCACCCAAAGTGGAAACCAAAATTTGTGATGGAGCTTTGAAAACTACTTGGTGGAAGAAGAGATTGGCTAGATCATATGCTTCCAAGATTGATAGAAAATCCAACACCACCATTTATGGCGTGACATGA